Within Vicia villosa cultivar HV-30 ecotype Madison, WI unplaced genomic scaffold, Vvil1.0 ctg.000643F_1_1, whole genome shotgun sequence, the genomic segment AGCATTTCGAAGTCTTTTGGATAGGATTTCAAAGGGCAAGAAAAAAAAGTCTCTCAAATGGAGAGAAGCACTTCGTCAAGCTGCTGCCCTCGCTGGTTTCGTAGTTCTAGATGCAAGGTAATTTAGGTTCAGTTACTAgcggaaaatattttgttttcagTAACTAGGAGTTGAAAGTTAGGAGCATTGTATTTTTAGAAACAATATTTTTCTTCTCAATTTATATTACAACCAAATAGAGTATTAATATGTGACATAATAAAATTGATGCTtaaaccaatcgttagttggtccagtggtgattggcgctggacttggtaggtgATTGTCTATGTGTGCTTTGGTTTATTTATCATTTCTTTGGTTCATTTTCATTTATTAGGAATGAAAGGGAGGCTATCAATCATATTGTTGAAAAAGTTActcttttatttatcatttcttTGGTTCATTTTCATTTATTAGGAATGAAAGGGAGGCTATCAATCATATTGTTGAAAAAGTTACTCTTTTGCTTGACAAGACACAATTGTTTGTTGCTGATAATCCAGTGGGAGTTGAATCACGAGTGCGAGATATGATTCAACAGCTAGATATCCAACAATCAAATAAAGTTCTACTCCTAGGGATGTGGGGTATGGGAGGAACCGGTAAAACTACCATTACAAAAGCCATTTACAACAAAATTGGCCGCAATTTCGAAGGTAGGAGTTTCCTGGCAAATATTAGGGAAACTTGGGAAGGAACTACTGGAAAAGTGTCTTTACAAGAACAACTTCTGTTGGAtatcttcaaagaaacaaaaaccAAGATACAAAGCATTGAGTCCGGGAAAATTACATTGAAGAATAGGCTTTGTCATAAAAGAGTACTTCTCATACTTGATGATGTGAATAGTTTGGACCAACTAAAAGCTTTGTGTGGAAGTCGTAAATGGTTTGGTTCTGGGAGTAGAATAATTATCACAACCAGAGATAAACATATACTTAGAGAACTACGAGTTAACAAAGTATACGCAATGAAAGAAATGGATGAAAAGGAATCAATTGAGCTTTTTAGTTTGAATGCATTCAAGCAGCCTAGTCCTAGAAAACAATTTGCTGAAATTTCTAGAAATATTGTTGAATACTGTGGAGGATTGCCACTAGCTCTGGAAGTCATTGGTTCCTATTTGTTTGACAGAGGATTAACAGATTGGAAGTGTGTattggaaaaaatcaaaataattccCAATGATCAAGTACAACAGAAGTTAAAAATTAGCTATGATGGTTTACATGATGACCTTGAGAAAGAAATATTTCTTGACATAGCTTGTTTCTTTATTGGGATGGACCGAAATGATGTTATACAGATATTAAATCCTTGTGGATTTTTTGCAGAAATTGGAATAAGTGTGCTTGTTGAGCGAAGTCTGTTAACTGTTGATGATAAAAACAAGCTTGGAATGCATGATTTGTTAAGAGATATGGGAAGAGAAATCATTCGTGAAAAATCGCCCAAGGAGCCCGAGGAGCGTAGCAGATTATGGTTTCGTGATGATGTGCTTGGTGTTTTATTTGATCAAAATGTAAGCACTTcttattcatattcatattcatatttttGTCTTGTTTCTTAAAGTTCTCCATGTTTTACATTTGGTCCATTAATTTCACAGGGAACAAAAGCTGTTGAGGGACTAGCTTTGAAGATGCCAATAGCTAATTCAAAATGTTTTAACACTAGAGCATTTAAGAAGATGAAGAGACTCAGATTGCTTCAACTTCTTGGTGTACAACTTGATGGAGATTTTGAATATCTTTCAAGAAATTTAAGATGGCTATGTTGGAATGGATTTCCTTTAACAAGCATACCTTCAAATTTTTATCAAGGAAACTTAGTTTCCATGGAGTTAGAAAACAGCAATATGAGATTTGTGTGGAAAGAGACCCCGGTATTAATATTGATTTTAGTTCTTTGCATTTCATGTATTGTTTTTACTTATCATGGTAAATGCTTCCATTTATTTTTGTAAGCTTCTTTCCTAAATCCTCTTTTTAATATCTATGTTCTTGTAGAGAATGGAGATGCTGAAAATCCTAAACCTTAGTCATTCCCATCATCTTATGCAGACCCCAAACTTCTCAAATTTGCCTAATCTTGAAAAGCTAATACTTgtagattgtccaatgttatctGAGGTTTCCAACAGCATTGGAGATCTCAATAAAATTCTTCTAATAAATTTGGAAGACTGTATTAACCTATGTAACCTTCCAAGAAGCATTTATAAGTTGACATCTCTCAAAACTCTAATTCTTTCAGGGTGTTTAATGATTGACACGTTGGAAGAAGACATAGAACAAATGGAATCTTTAACCACTCTGATTGCAAATAACACTGGAATAACAAGAGTTCCGTTTTCTATAGTGAGATCAAAAAGCATTGGCTACATTTCTTTGTGCGGCTATGAAGGTTTCTCACGGGATGTGTTTCCAGCTATCATTTCGTCTTGGATGTCTCCAACAAATAATTTTACACCCCATTTACAAACATCTACTATTATGTCATCTCTTGTTCCTTTAGATGTACTACATAGTAGTTCCCAGGAGCTATCATCGATTTCCAAGTACCTTCCAAGTCTTAGAAGTCTTTGGGTGGAGTGCAGCTCAGAAGATCAGCTTTCTCATGATACAACAATAATTTTAGAGGCATTATATGCCCTAAATTCTCGAGAATTGGATCCAACAACAaccacatcacaagtatcaaaaAATTCCTTGAAATCTCTTTTCATTCAACTGGGAATGAATTGCGAAGTTGCAAATATTCTGAAAGAGAAAGTTTTACAGGTTTTACTCATTCTCCTTTGCATGtattttattgttaatattattgcTCTTTCAAATGTAAATAAGAAGTAACATGTTAGATGAAAATGTGAATGACTTTTAAGTGACATATACATGATGAGATCCATATATCCAAAGCCTTAAGGTAGTTGTTATGAACTCAATGTGATGATCTCCTAATTTTGTGGTTTCCCTTGTGACCAAATAAATATATTGTAAGATTGAAAATTGATCCTATTTTTCTTGTACAGTATATGACCGGCGATGAGAGTGGTGGTTGTGTGCTCCTGGGTGATAGTTATCCCAATTGGTTAAACTTCAATTGTGATGGTTCTTCTGTAAGTTTTGAAGTCCCTCAAGTAGAAGGGCATAACTTGAAGTCATTGATCTGCATTGCCTATTCATCAACTCCGGATAACTTAACTTCGGATGGTCTTAAAAATGTGTTGGTGAAAAATTACACGAAGGCCACCATTCAGCTCTATAAGAAAGAGACACTAGCTTCCTTTAAGGATGAGGAGGGGGAGAGAGTAGTATCAAGTATAGAACCCAGAGATAAAGTGGAGGTGGTGGTTGTTTTTGAGAATGGTTTCAGTGTGAAGAAAACTACAGTTTATCTCGTATATGATGAACCAATGGGAGAAAAAAGGGAACAATGTGAAGCACCAGAAGGAAATATTATTGCTTGTAGTGCTGATGAAAATGAAAGCATACAATGTGAAGCGGCAGATGAAAATGCTATCGCTTATAGTGCGGATGAAAATGAAAGCGTACAATGTGAAGAACCATTACCAGACGAAAATGCTAATGCTTATAGTGCTGATGAAAATGAAAGCATATTAAGGACGAGCTCTCCACAAGTGGAACTCGTGGAAAAAAATGTTAGTGCCGGTAGTTGTTGTGGATCTGTCAAATATAGTTTTAGACAGTGGATTACAAATTTTATGTGTAGATTAGTGGAGTGCTGGGGATAGTCAAGTTGGACTTGATTTTGTAGGTGGAAATCAGCCATTTTTTCAGAAGTCATTCAGTTTGAGGACAAACTTGGCAATCTCTGTATGAAATTTATGATATGCTGCTAAATGTTGTTATAAATTTGTTACTACTGTGTGCCTttggtttagtttttgttcttttGGTCTTTATAAGTCCTGTTATCTCACACTCGATGTCTTATTTGGTTATCTCATTGTGAATCATAtcttaaaaaaagtttaaaaatcatttttgatagAAACAGTACCCATTTTAAAGGCATGTAAAAGCTTTTTTGATATTAAGTGTTAACTTTAATGTGTAAGTTGGTTACTTTGAATAGTTATAGAGTATTCTGATTATCATTCGTTTTTAACAATAATCTCCTGTAATGTAGGGGAAACCATTCTTGCATTATGTAAATAATTCCTAGATGTATTATGTTGTTAccattttctttgattccaatgcCCCACTGATGCCTGATATTGTTCCGTTAATTATCTTATCTCTTCAAACTCTGAAATAGATGTTTGTTGAGATGTTTTTTACTTTTAAAAGAGGAGATCACATTTCAACTACACTAATTTTGTTATTGTATTCTCAATAAATTATGCGGAATCGTGTTGGTGCTACAATCATGCAGTGTAACAGAACCATAGGACAAATTGTTTTGCCTATGTTCTATAATGTAGATCCATCTGAAGTGAGTTTGGAAAAGCATTTCAAATTTCATTTGGTTACTTACTCGTTAAATTTGGAATTATGGATAAATCAGGGAAACTTGATTAGTGATTATTCCAAGAGAAGCTGGAGTGCAGAGTTTCATGAGGAGGCTTCCCTTTCGGGGTTTGTACTAATCCTGCTTAAATACATCCTTTTAATGGTGCACATATTCGCCTCTACAGATCTGCTAGTATGAGGGTAACGACTTCTTTTGCATGAATTGAATTTTGAGGGGGTATTGCCACTTCTCTAATCTCTAGTAGAGCATGAGTATGTGTTTGCTTAGTATGCTTATTAGTGAAAATGTTGCCACTTCTCTTGTACTGATGCTATAAGTTTTAGACAATCGTCTTGATCTCTTTTTTACAGCCTTTTTTTTCATAGTGTTGTTAGTTTAAACACCATTAGTTTTTGGTTTGTGTACAATATGTTCTTAAGCTACTAGTGTCTCTTGTTGTTGGGGTGATGCTTTTGTGGATTTGGAGTCAATATGAAGAGGTGTAGGATTTTAGATATTGGTTTTTGGGTGAAGATTTTTAGGTGGAAGGAACTACCTTTGAGGCTTGATTAAACAATGTATGGTGATGGCTAGATGAAACAAAATTTCTGATGCAATTTTATTAGTTTACTGCCACTTGTTGTAATTTGGAGTGCGCAATTAGAGTATACACTATGATGAAATTTTGTTGGCTTTGAATAGATTTTGCAATTTTTATGTCAGGATAGTGATGTGCGCTTGGTCTAACCTGATTTTGGTGTGCGTTTGGCATTAAGTTTATTTACTCTTGTTTTATGAGTTGTTGTTAACTTATTAATCTTGATCCACACTAGTATTTCGGTGTAGGCGATAATGCTTATATCTTAATCTTACAATTTTTGTGAGAAAATCTATTGGAATGTCAACATTATGGTATTAATTTCTAAAACTGATAAAATAGAGCAATATTGATCTATCACCGTTGTCAActtcaaatttaaaattatttttggcaATAGATTAAAATTCCTTAAATATGGTATCATCTCTCCTtatatatgaaattaatattGGGTGATGAGGATGGTAGAGTAAAAATCCACCCAAGCATCCATGAAGTGTTTCTAAGTTTTAGAGGCGAAGACACTTGCTCCTCCTTCACTTCACATTTCTatgcttctctttttttttttttcttttttttttttttatggaaaacaATCTCATTTATTAGATGAAAAAGAGAGAACAAACATAGAGAAAGAAAATGTGTTAGGACATTTTCCATCCACACATTAACAATAGCACTAATAATTAAGACTAACAAGCTATGGACATCAGAAAGTTTTTAGAGGTTAGAAACCAAAATGAAGGTACCAATCCAAAACTTTAATTCAATCAACCAATCAAAGTTCTTCCGCATGAGACAAGTGAATTTTGGAGCCCCAAATAAATCTATCTAGTTACGGATCATATATTTAGCTTTGGCACTAGCTTTATCACGCTCAAATCGATATCCAGGTTCACAATATTGATTAATCTCACAACTTATGAATGAAACAATTGTTGACTGAAAAGAGGAATTTGACTTGCCACACCCCTAGTAAGATTCTTACTCAAAAACACATTTCCTTCATCCAAGCTTCTTTGAGGCATTCCATCAAATACCTTGagcaaaaatttaaaacaaactaGGTCTAATAATAACACTCCCAACAAAACAAaccaagaaaaaaaaataaaacccacaacaaaacaaacacaataaaataaactattacaGGAACAGACACACATAAACTCCGGGCCTCCTTATCTTCCTGTGGCCGTGGCTCCGGTGGAGGTCGTTTTCCATGTCGATACCACTCTAGGCCATCGGTTGGTGGACTTGATTTTGGGGTTGCAAGCGATTGATGGTTGATGGCGGAGAGGAGGAGAAGCTTGATGGAGGTTGGAGGAAGAAACATGTATGGATCTAACATGGATCTATGTTTCTCTTCAAAATGCCGGAATTGGTGTTTTTAAGAATGATCATTCACTTCAAAGAGGAGACACCATTTCATCTTTACTGATTCAAGCAATTGAAGGTTCTAACATGTATGTTTACGTTTTTTCAATAAATTAGGCTGGATCACGTTGGTGTCTTCTAGATTTGGCGAAAATAATAGTGTTAGATAACCACGTGCCAAATTGTTCTGTCGATGTTCTACGGTGTAAATCCATCTGTAGTACGACATTAGAGAGGTGAATTTGGAATAACGTGTCGTAATCTTTTGGATAAAAATTCAATGGatgagaatgaagatgatgagtttctaaatttaaaattgaaGATAGGTTGGGTAAACTCGCGTCGGAAATATCCAGAACATCATGAGACCGCTAGCCTTTTTGGCTTCATAGTCCTAAATTCTAGGTGATTTCAAAGTTACACAATCCATATAAGATGAAATGCTTGTTGTTTTGACTTGGATTTTATTGGCTACTAtgctaaaagattgcatagacTTCACCAAAGGATATCAAGAATGCCAAAGGCATTCATGGACCAACATGTACCTACGAGCGAATTTCACTTGATAGTCAAATCATGGCCTTTTAGAGGCTGAGCTTTAGACATCATTGGGGAAATTAAAACTTCGTCATCAAGGGGGCATAGATACATCTTAGTTGGAATaaattattttaccaaatggATAGAAGAAACCCCTCTACCTAATGTCGACCAAGAAG encodes:
- the LOC131630065 gene encoding disease resistance protein RPV1-like codes for the protein MSSSKLPSIVPLQPKSGQIRRKVLKDLARDKKKDKKFDILKELKWDKARLRSIVTEDYRYPRVLRFKASLQLFREMETFIKSLREENTDASFTSQSIPYLKSLISELTSSLQVDVNREILLEIEPKPFPTLRLRRSLKKLKVLLRGEVTRASFTSLIRGCIKGYEYAISEFYASFQEDGFDVNRVINEHEVFLSFRGDDTRASFTSHLHASLQNDGISVFMDEDSLLRGNHISSSLLRAIEDTKISVVVFSRNYAESRWCLAELVKIMSCQRTVGQVVLPVFYGVDPSEVRHQTGAFGEAFRSLLDRISKGKKKKSLKWREALRQAAALAGFVVLDARNEREAINHIVEKVTLLLDKTQLFVADNPVGVESRVRDMIQQLDIQQSNKVLLLGMWGMGGTGKTTITKAIYNKIGRNFEGRSFLANIRETWEGTTGKVSLQEQLLLDIFKETKTKIQSIESGKITLKNRLCHKRVLLILDDVNSLDQLKALCGSRKWFGSGSRIIITTRDKHILRELRVNKVYAMKEMDEKESIELFSLNAFKQPSPRKQFAEISRNIVEYCGGLPLALEVIGSYLFDRGLTDWKCVLEKIKIIPNDQVQQKLKISYDGLHDDLEKEIFLDIACFFIGMDRNDVIQILNPCGFFAEIGISVLVERSLLTVDDKNKLGMHDLLRDMGREIIREKSPKEPEERSRLWFRDDVLGVLFDQNGTKAVEGLALKMPIANSKCFNTRAFKKMKRLRLLQLLGVQLDGDFEYLSRNLRWLCWNGFPLTSIPSNFYQGNLVSMELENSNMRFVWKETPRMEMLKILNLSHSHHLMQTPNFSNLPNLEKLILVDCPMLSEVSNSIGDLNKILLINLEDCINLCNLPRSIYKLTSLKTLILSGCLMIDTLEEDIEQMESLTTLIANNTGITRVPFSIVRSKSIGYISLCGYEGFSRDVFPAIISSWMSPTNNFTPHLQTSTIMSSLVPLDVLHSSSQELSSISKYLPSLRSLWVECSSEDQLSHDTTIILEALYALNSRELDPTTTTSQVSKNSLKSLFIQLGMNCEVANILKEKVLQYMTGDESGGCVLLGDSYPNWLNFNCDGSSVSFEVPQVEGHNLKSLICIAYSSTPDNLTSDGLKNVLVKNYTKATIQLYKKETLASFKDEEGERVVSSIEPRDKVEVVVVFENGFSVKKTTVYLVYDEPMGEKREQCEAPEGNIIACSADENESIQCEAADENAIAYSADENESVQCEEPLPDENANAYSADENESILRTSSPQVELVEKNVSAGSCCGSVKYSFRQWITNFMCRLVECWG